The genome window ACCCAAATCACCTAAATAGAATAAAAGTTTAGCCGCTTTATCCCCATGAGCCGGATATACTGCTGCACTCAACGGCTGTGTCAGTTTGCCTTTAGCCCATGTCTCAAAAGCTGCATAGTCCCCATTTTCATTATAGACTTCAACTTGTTTTGGTTTTATACTTGGCCACCACAGACCATAGCCACTTAACTTACCGTCCGCGGTTGCCGCATACAGCGGCACCTGAAATCTAATGCTCTCCCTGTCAATTTCCATAGTCGGATCCGGTAGGGTGTCCTCTATCCAAACATTTTTCTTAACTTCCGCTTCACCCGTTTCCAGATAAATTTTAAATTGTTTACTATTTACCACGAGATACCAGCGCAGTAAAATTTGCCCATCGTCTGTTTTGAAGAGATAACCGCCCTTTTCCAAGTCATTGCCCTGGCCAGTTTCTTTTATCTGCGGCTCGGAATGTCCCTGCGGCTCCACTACGATACCTTCCGTTCCGACTTCCTGGCTGGGTTTTATTTCAAGGTCTTCCCGCGCGTTAAATCGAATTTTAAAGTAACCGTCTATAATACCGCCCTTTTTCCCGGCTCCGTTTTCATTCAGAGTAGCGGTTAATTTCCGATTTTCCGTATCAACCACAAAGCTTCCCAGCGTTTCATTTGGACCTTCCGCCGAACCGATGGCAATCGGCTTATTGGGATCAAAACCAAAGTTTTCTAACTTAATAAAATTCGGCAGCCCAAAAACAAAATAATCTCCGGCCTTGACCTCTTCCATATTCTGCTTTGAAATATCCCATTTATAATAAAACTCAACCTTCCAGCCTTCTTTTATCTGCTTCGGTTTTCCGCTTAGATCCTCAGTTTCTTTTCCGTCTTGATCATATAATATGGTCTTACCGTCCCTGATAATATATGTTTTGCTGTTGTCTGTCCAAACAATATATACATCCGGTATACCGCCATGTTTTCTATTTACTAAATCCGTAATATTCCGCGGCCCTCTCGGCGCCCTTGGCTGAATCGCTGCATCAGTGGCGCTTCGCATGGCTTCGTCTTCGTCTTCCGCTTCCTCCAAGTCCGCGTCTTCCTCGTCGTCCGGTGTTACGTTTTCCTCTTCTGCCTGCGCCGTTTCTTCCGTAACTGTACTCTCCTCTTCCTCCAGCGGAATCGGCTCATACTCTTCTCCCGCCTGCACCTCCTGCGTCTGCCGCTCTGCCGCTTCCGTATCAGCAAACAAACTGACATTTGGAAAAGCAACATTCAGCAGGAGCATCAGCACCAAACTAAGGCTTATGACTTTTCTCTTCATTTTACACTCCTTTTGCTCTTTATCTTTGTTTTTGCGTTCCCTGTTTTTCCGGGACGTCTTAGGATTTTCCTTATGATTCCTATTTATCCCGAAAAATACAATCCCTCAACCTCCACGCCTTTTGACATCTACATCCTTGTAGTGATTATATCATATTATCGGCTTGGAATCCACTTAATTTTATGGGATTTTAGACCTATTTCCCGACCGGGCAAATTCATAATCCATGCAACTCCGCTGTTTAAAGCAAATTGTAAAAAACGGAAAATTTTTTTTCTTTCGTTTTTTTAATATTTTTTTATATTTTCTTTGCATTCCGATTTTTTTTCGGACGCAATCACCGTTTCTAAACCGTCCGTACATGCTTCCGTATCTCCACAGCATATACACGCATAAAAAGCAGCGGCCCGGCAAAATCCGCAGAGCGCTGCTTTTTATCGCATTTTTAAGCCACCGGCTGCTTTATTCCGTATGCCGGTTTTAGGCTGCATTTCATTCCGTTTTATTCACGCCGCACTTATTTGCTGCGCTTAAACAACAATCCCAGCACCGCTAAAGCCAAACCAAAGAGGCTGAATGCTCCGGTCGGAACGCCGTCGGTCTTGGGCAATTCCGGAACACCTTCCGGAATCTCATGAGTCAACGGAACTTCCGGTACTTTCGGAATTGTCTTGCTGCCTTCCGGAACCGGATTATCCTCAATCTTGGTCGGCGGAGTCGGCGGGGTCAGCGGCGGTATATCGTTGCCGCCGTCCGGATCATACGGCTTAAGCGGGGTATTATCGCCCGGTTCAACCGGTTTTTTCTTATTGACCACCCTTATTTCTCTGGTTTCAACGCCGTTAATTGATACCTTAACCTTGGTCGCCGATTCTCTCTCCACCACGATGGTATACTCGGTTTCATTTAAAAGATATCCCGCCGGCGCTTTGGTTTCCTTTAAGGTATAGATCCGGGTTCCATTCGCATCCAGTAAATGATTAAACTTAATAAACCCGGTTACGCCGGTCGTCAGAGTTCTCGGCGCAGCATCCGGCGAAGTCAGCCGAAACTCCGCACCGGCCAAAGGTTTGCCCGCTTCGTCCACTTTTCTGACTTCAATCCATGCATTCGCGATATAACTGCCGCTGCCGTCGATTGTCTGAATCTTATACTCCTTTTCCGCGCTTTGGGCATTGTTCCCAATCCCTTTCAGATTAACCTTATTGTTAACCTTCGTTCCTTCTCTGCCGGTTATATCTGTCAGGTAAGTAAAACGATAGCTCTTTTGCTTATCCGGCAGGTTCAGTGTCAAAGTACGGGTAGCTGCATTATAGGTAATATCCTGTCCCTCAACCAAGCTAATCCGCTTGGAACCGGCAGGCGTTACTTCATACAAGAAGAATGCGTTTTCCAAATCCAGCGAACCGTCCGCTCTCATCCGTAAGTTCATTCCCTCGGATAAGGCATCTTCCAAAACCGCTTTTTCTACCGGTACCGGGAAGTTCTTCGGAGTATAGCTAATTGTCCATTCCAGGACGCCGCCTAAAGAGACGACTTCTTTGTTCAAAAGACGAACATCGAACTCAACCTTTTGCGTTCTAAACAGCGCATCCGGTGTGTTGTCACCCCTCAGCACCGCTTTATTTTCCATGACCGGGATACCGCCCTTGGTCAAATATTCCTTCAACTTGGCTTCGGTCGGCCGAGCCGCCAAAACCACGACATAGGGAGCTGCCGCTTTGCCCATAACTATCTCCGCTTTCTGATGCGAAGTTCCATTTCTTTCAATTTCCGTTGACTTCTTGGCCAGCCAATCAAGTCCCGGCACCGCTTCATTCCATTTGCCGCTAATCGCCTCACCCTTGGCCGTTACCGACAAATTATCGGTATTAAAATTAATCGTTTCGCCTTTAAAAATGAGATAATCGGCCTGCTCATTAACGCTGACAAATTCCCAGCCTTCCGGCAGAACATCCTTCAGCTGAACATTTTGACCCAAAGCCAAATCCAAATATTGATGATTATCACCGTTGATACTGATCCGGTAAAGAACAGTATTATCCGAATAATGATACCCTTTTTTTGGATTTGTTGTCTTAGCACTATTGGCTAAGACAGCGGTCGGAGCATTTCTGAACTCTTCAGCCTGTGCTTCATCCAGCAATTCCTTTTCCAGCATCCGGGACTTATAATCCGCTATGCTGACTCTGGCTTCGCCTTTAAAGGCCGTACCGTCAAAAAGCTGCGCGGTATTGTTGATATCAATTCCTTTCGGCTGAATATACATAATATAGGGATCGGTTACCGCCGCCTCAAGGATAAACTCCCAGTCTTCGCCATCTTTGACCGGGCCGGAAACCATCACCAAATCACCAACCGTAACACCGTCGGCATTTTGGACAGGGAAAGTCGTGATCTCACCTTGCTCCAGCCCTGACAGCGGCTTAAAGCTTCCGTCCACATACTTCAGATAATCATGGTATATCGGCTTCAGATTTTGCATAAAGTTTCTCATGGCCACATCATCTTGAATGCCTAAAGCCTGCCGTCCCTCGGCAGTTAAGGTAAATGTCTCCAAACCTTTCAGCTGATAGCGGTTAGCACTGTCTTTCGGGGCATTCACTTTATCGTAAATCATTAAATCAAACACCCGCGGAATCTGCATTTCTTTTAAGGCCGCATAATGCACCTTTATTTTCCAGCGAATCGCCGCCTGTTCCCAGTTGCGGGCGCTATCGCTTTTGCGGCCGCCGACAAGATCTTTTTCAATATTATCCACAAACTTAAAGGTGTAGTCGGCTGTCCGCTTAAAGGGCGACGGATTGTCCTTCCAGGTTACTTCGGCCAGGTTTTTAAAGTTCCGGCTAAACTCATGGTTTTGCCGCTCGACCTTCACCTTAATAATCAGCTGTGCTTCTCCGTCAAGAGTACCCAGTTCATACTTACTGTCATTTGGCTGATCTGACCATTCTTTCTCCACTTGGCCGTTCTTCATCAATCTGGCACTGACAAAGGTCATACCGGCTTGCAGCACATCCGTAACCACCACATCTTCCAAGCGTTCCTTTTCCTGATTCAGCGTGATCGTCCATTCAAAGGTAGTATTCACCTTATCCGGAGCACCGCCCCATTTCTGGATCCATTCTTTTCCGGTCGCTGTCAGTAAGCGGCCGTCTTTCGCTTTTTCAGCCTGATCTGTTTTAAAATACAGCCGTGCTTCGTTGTATTTATTCGTAACCGACACATGCTTCTGCGGATTGGCTTCCTCCGCTGTCAAGGCCGTCTGCAGGGTAATCACCTGCTTACCGACAGAACCCTGCGGAAAAGTGTAATCCAGTTTTGTTACCTTACTGCTATCCTGCGGGTCTTCAAACTTCTTATTCAAATTAGCCGGATCGGTTTTATCCGTTCCGTTTTCATCTTCTACTTTAAAAGAATTATCTACATACTGACCGGCATTAAATCGGCTCTCATTAGAGAACAAATCGTCAATCAGGGTATAGCCTTCCAAGTCAAGGAAGTTATTGTGATCGTTTTTGTCCTTCAGTTCAACCGTAATCTTCCAGTTGACCAGCCGGTTCTTTAAATCCAAAGCGCCTTCCTTCTTTAGCACATATTCTATATCGACCAGCTTTAAATTATAGCTTTTTCCCAGCACACCAAATGCAACCGTTGTATCATTCTGTCCGCTGCCGGAAGAAAGCGCTTCAAAGTTTACTTCAAACTGTCCTTTTACATCGCTGGAATTTCCATTATAAATATCATCGTCACCGTCAAAAACAACCTCCGCCAAAATCTGATTGCCGCTTTGCCTGAGCGTTACGGTTCCGATTTTCAGACCCTCCCGCAGTTCAAAGCTGGTTTCTTCTTTCAACTGCAGCCCTTCAGCCAGTGTAATCGTCGCTTTGTCGCCCTTTTGTACGGCATCCCCGGCCGAAATACCATCGCCCAATACCGGAACGTCAAAACCAGCCTTAATCTGGAACGGCTTATTTTGATCCAGCGTTCCATTCGGAGAAACCGGTTTTTCATCCTGAAGCAATTCCGCTTCTACATTCTTCAGCTTTGCAGAAACATCGTTTCCCTGCGGCAGCAGTTGAGCTCCCGCCGGCGACGCTGTCGTCACCACCGCCTGTCCCGTTTGCCCGGCTTCTGTTGTTGTCTGCTCTTCCGCTAATACATTGACGCCGGAAAAAGCGACATTGAAAAGAAGCATCAGCACCAAACCCCAGCTTATCATCTTTCTCTTCATTTTATACTCCTTTTGTTTCTTGTTTTTAGTTCAGGATTACTTTATAACCCAACTTTCCCATAGTCTTTTTTGACTCTATCCCGCTCGGAGAGCGGGTGCATGGACTCACTCTCGCGATTTGCTTTGCAAATCGCATTCCGTTCCTGTCCATGCAACGAGTCTAAAAAAGACTGTTCCGGCGAACATGGGAAAGTTGAGTTTATAACAAACGGCTTGCCTGAACAGTAATATTTTCTGGTTTCAACCCGGCATTGGACCTCCAAGTATCTTCTTTTAAATGCACTCCCAAAATGTCCACGCCTTTTCTTAAACTTCTTTGAGGATTATATCATACTATCGACCAGTAATCTACCTATCTTTTATAAGTAATTAGCCCTATTTTTTATAGGTTGAATCTTTTCCTGCTTTCAACTCCGCCATTTCAAAACATCTTTATTATAGCTCATTCTTTTTCTTTACTCTCTTTTAATTTTTTGTTTATACTCTTCCTGCGTCCCGGAGCATCTTGCAGAATAAGATACAAAAGGGCTATCTTTCACCGCACAAAAATCCGGCAAAACCGGTCTTTGATACCTCACAGCCGCCCCAGCACTATGTGTTTTATCGGTAACCGCTTCAATATAGGTTGTTTAGGTTTAGATTATGTAGGTATAGGTTGCCTATTGCTTTGTTCCGGCTTTTGAAGTATAATTATCTCGCATTTTGGCGAATTCCGAATGTCTTGCCCTAATAGGTTCCATCATTTTGGAAATTGAAGTTAAATACAAGGAGAACAATATGTTTACTACTGCACATTTTATTTGGATAGCGATTTGTCTGGCGTTTATACTTATTATGACCCGGTTTTGCCTGAAAAAGCAAATCCCGCTGAAAGCTGCCGGCCAGATGATGGTCGTTATTTGCGCTTTCAGCGAAATCAGTAAAATCATGAGCGGCATGATGGAAAGTCCGGATGGCGGCATGTTTCTGAATCCGCAGTCTCTTCCGTTTCATCTATGCAGCCTGCTCCTGTTCAGTGTGATATTTATTACCTTCGGCCAGGACGGCCCGCTCAAACAATCCGTCATTGATTTTGTGGCACCGCTGGGCACACTCGGCAGTATCTGCGCAATTTTGATTCCGACCAACGGAACTGACTTTACCACCATTGATGCCTATCAATGCTTTATTTATCACGCCGGTTTGCTTTGGTTTTCTCTGTACCTGATTTTCTCGGGTCAGGCGCACCTAAACTTAAAAGCGCTCGGAAGAAATTTGGGCATTCTGTTTTTTCTAACAGTGATTATGATATATATAAACGGTGCCCTGTCTGCTTACGGAACGAACTTTATGTATGTGGTCCGCCCGCCGATGGAAGGGCTGCCTTATCTGAACTTGAATCACGGCTGGTACGCTTATTTTTTACGGCTGCTGGCATTGGGGGTTGGTTTACTGAGTCTGTTTTATCTTCCTTTTATTCTTCGGGCTGTTCGTCTTGAGCGTGCCGGTCATGTTCGTGTTGTTCGGACACAAGTCAGTCATAAGACAAGCCAAAAACAGCCAAATAAAAAGACGGCAAAGAAATACTCAAACGATAAAAACAAAAAGATTCGGGAAATCCCTTCGCTGGAAACCCGGAATTGACAAAACCGGCGGAAATGTTTAAAATAAAGAAAATGCGAATTACAGAAAAACCCTGTTGTTCAGCTTCCTTCCGCTTGGCGGTAACACGGCGGCTTTCCATCCGCCGCATATTTTTGTGTAGTAAAAAACGCAACTTTCCCATGTTCTGCAAAACTAGAACAGTCTTTTTTAGGCAGATTACCCGCCCGGGCGGAAGTGTGCAGCACTTCGATCAGGCGAAAGTTGAGTAAAAACAATGCATATTTAGGAGGACCTGATTATGGAAAAAGGTAATTTATCGATTCATAGCGAAAATATTTTCCCGATTATAAAAAAATGGCTCTACTCAGACCTTGATATCTTTGTCCGGGAGCTGGTTTCCAATGGTTGTGATGCCATGACCAAACTGAAAAAAATGACTTCTCTGGGAGAAATCAGCTTAGGCGAAGCCGCTGATTACCGGGTTGACGTCACAGTCAGCGAAAAGGACGGCACCATCACCTTTTCTGACCGCGGTATTGGTATGACTGAAGAAGAAGTTAAAAAATATATCAATCAAATCGCCTTTTCCGGCGCTTATGACTTTTTGGAAAAATACAAAGACAAAGACGAAGGTGAGCAAATCATCGGCCATTTCGGATTGGGCTTTTATTCCGCTTTTATGGTGGCTGAAAAAGTTGAGATTCAGACGCTTTCCTGCCAGGAAGGCGCTGCCCCCGTCAAATGGACCTGCGACGGCGGCTCGGAATATGAAATGGCGGAAGGCAGCCGGTCCCGGTACGGCACCGATATCATTTTAACGGTCAATGAGGACGGCAAAAAGTTTCTGAGTGAATGGACCATGCGCGACACCTTGCGTAAGTATTGTTCCTTTATGCCCTATCCCATTTATTTGACCAATGCCGACGCCGAGCCGGAAAAAGACGAGGCCGGCAACATCATTGTCAAGGAAGAAACGCCGGTGAATACCCCTGCACCGCTGTATTTAAAGAATCCCAGCGAAGTGACCGAGGACGAATACAAGGAGTTTTACCGCAAAACCTTTATGGATTTCAGCGAGCCGCATTTTTGGATTCATTTGAACATGGATTACCCCTTCCGGCTGAAAGGAATCCTGTATTTCCCCAAGCTGAAAAACGAGTTTGACACGATGGAAGGGCAGATTAAGCTGTATAACAGCCAGGTTTTCATTGCCGACAACATCAAGGAAGTGATTCCCGAGTTCTTGCTCCTGTTAAAAGGCGTGATTGACTGTCCGGATCTGCCGCTCAATGTTTCCCGCAGCTTTTTGCAGAACGATGGCTTCGTTAAAAAGCTAAGCGACTATATCACCAAAAAAGTCGCCGACAAGCTGAATTCCCTGTTTAAAAAGGAGCGCAAGGAGGCCTATGAAAAGTTTTGGCCGGACATTCACCCCTTTATCAAATACGGCTGCCTGCGCGACGAGAAGTTTTTTGAGAAAGTCAGGGATATCCTGCTCTTCAAGGATATCGCCGGCGATTATTTAACTCTGACCGAATACCGGGAAAAGACCTCGGCCGATACGGTCTATTACTTTACCGACCGCAAACTTCAGGCTTCTTATATTGCTTCTTTCGTCAAAAACGGACTGGATGCGGTCGAACTGGCGCATACAATTGACCAGCCTTTCCTCCAAAAATTAGAAGCCGAGGATAAAGAGCACAAGCTTCATTTTCTGCGGATTGATTCCGATGTCACCGCTGAAATGAAAACCGATGAAAGTATCAGTGATGATGTCAAAAAAAGTCTGGCTGAAAATCTGGAAAAGATTTTCCGGAAAGCGCTGGCCAAGGATTCGCTGACCATTGCGGTCGAACCGCTGAAAGACCCGCAGGTTTCCGGTATGATTCTTTTATCGGAAGAAAAGCGGCGGATGCAGGATATGAATAAACTCTACGGCTTTATGGGACTGGATTTGGGCGGCGAAGCCGATGAAACTTTGCTGCTCAATAAGAACAATTCACTGGTCAAATATCTGCTCGAAAATCCGGGCGCACCAGAAGAAACCGTAGCGCTGCTTTGCCATCAGATTTACGATTTAGCGGGACTTAGCCACAAACCGCTGGAGCCGGAGCGGATGACCGCCTTTCTGGAACGAAGCAATCAGCTCTTAGAGCGGCTGCTGAATGTGGAGAAATAAAGGGTAGCTAAGAAATGATACAAAATATGTAAGTACAAATAAAGCCTCAATAGTTGCAGCTATTGGGGCTTTATCCCATGCATCATCATGCCATATTTTTCGCATTATTCCGCCTCGATCAATTCATGCTCGGAAATATTGCGGCCGGCTTTGATATCAGCGATTCTCCTATCCAAGACAGCTGTATTCTCAGATGAATAAAAAGGATCCGCCGTTATCTCGAAAGGAATTCATCCTGAAATTTTGTTTTACTCAATCACTTCCCGCTTCAGCTTGACCGGCTGAAAGTTACTGCGCCAATAGGTATAGTAGGTGATATAGTGATATTCCGTCTCCCCCAGCCATTGCCGCTCGTCCAGCTTAAGCTCCTGCCGGCCGTCGCCGTCCATATCTTCAAAAGCGGCGGCGGTAAAAACCGGTGCATCCAGGTAAGACCCCGACCACAGCCGCAGCAGCTTTTGCTGCTCCATATCCCAAGTAAAGAAATACGGCCGCGGCCCTTCTGGAAAATAGCGGGTCGCCCGATAGGCGCCAATAAAGACCTCAATATCCTTACGCTCATCCATCTGTCCCATAGCAACACACCACGGCCCCACTCCGGCAAAGTCATACCGTTTTTTTTCCTGCCAGTGACCGCCGGCAGCAGGCCGCTCATATACGACAATCTCCCGCCCCAAGACAAAGGGTTGCGGTAGACTTCGGCCCTCCAAAAAGTCGCTGCCCCGCCAATACTTGACCGCGGCCCGACCTTCGATCGCCGCCCGGTAGGAAATCCCGTCCTGTGTATACTCCGCCGCCGCTACCACCTCTTTGGCCGCCAGCAGCCGGAAAATCACAATCAGAATGATCAGCAGCAACAACACCCAGGCGGTCGGGCTGCGCCACAGCCCGGCCGGCTTTTCCTTGGGCACAAAGCTATATTTACTCTTTGGTACTCTAAACTCGGTTTTCATTTTATTCCTGTCTTTGCCATACAATCAAAGCTATCCACTCATCTTTTCCCTGTCGAAAGGTTTCGCCTTTCTGCCCCAAGTGCGAGAAACACTTCCTGTTTCCGCAATGGCAAGCGAAAAGGCA of Lachnospiraceae bacterium oral taxon 500 contains these proteins:
- a CDS encoding molecular chaperone HtpG, with protein sequence MIMEKGNLSIHSENIFPIIKKWLYSDLDIFVRELVSNGCDAMTKLKKMTSLGEISLGEAADYRVDVTVSEKDGTITFSDRGIGMTEEEVKKYINQIAFSGAYDFLEKYKDKDEGEQIIGHFGLGFYSAFMVAEKVEIQTLSCQEGAAPVKWTCDGGSEYEMAEGSRSRYGTDIILTVNEDGKKFLSEWTMRDTLRKYCSFMPYPIYLTNADAEPEKDEAGNIIVKEETPVNTPAPLYLKNPSEVTEDEYKEFYRKTFMDFSEPHFWIHLNMDYPFRLKGILYFPKLKNEFDTMEGQIKLYNSQVFIADNIKEVIPEFLLLLKGVIDCPDLPLNVSRSFLQNDGFVKKLSDYITKKVADKLNSLFKKERKEAYEKFWPDIHPFIKYGCLRDEKFFEKVRDILLFKDIAGDYLTLTEYREKTSADTVYYFTDRKLQASYIASFVKNGLDAVELAHTIDQPFLQKLEAEDKEHKLHFLRIDSDVTAEMKTDESISDDVKKSLAENLEKIFRKALAKDSLTIAVEPLKDPQVSGMILLSEEKRRMQDMNKLYGFMGLDLGGEADETLLLNKNNSLVKYLLENPGAPEETVALLCHQIYDLAGLSHKPLEPERMTAFLERSNQLLERLLNVEK
- a CDS encoding antitoxin: MPFEITADPFYSSENTAVLDRRIADIKAGRNISEHELIEAE